The stretch of DNA TTCTGGTCGCTTGCAGCCGGTGGAGGCGACGAGTGGGTTTGCTCCGGCAACGAGTGGTCAGGCGCCTCTTTTTGGTCAGGCTCAGGCATATCTTGTTCCATGGGTGCAGAAGCAGCTTGAAACGTTTTCAGCACATTGGCTTCAGGAAAGATGATATGATCCCTTGCAGGAGTTTGTAGTT from Sorghum bicolor cultivar BTx623 chromosome 8, Sorghum_bicolor_NCBIv3, whole genome shotgun sequence encodes:
- the LOC110429534 gene encoding uncharacterized protein LOC110429534, with the protein product MRRAWKNMLPADRILIFCMKHEIVRKLQTPARDHIIFPEANVLKTFQAASAPMEQDMPEPDQKEAPDHSLPEQTHSSPPPAASDQNQCCCSGPLDSFAPSSLFMHPHPGSCGWLDD